The Wolbachia endosymbiont (group B) of Gerris lacustris genomic interval ACGCTATAGTGCTCTATCTCTATTTGTGCCTATGTCAAAAGAACAAACCGCCTTAGTTGCACTCTGTCAACGTCGTGATGACATTACACAAATGAGAACTCAAGAGAAATGTAGGCTTGCAGCACCTGAAAACGACTATATAAAGGAAAGTTGCCAAAAAACAATAGACTTTTTTACCAGTCAGATAAATGAGTTCAACGATGCCATACAAAGAATTATTGATAAAAATCCAGAGTTACAAAAGCGTCAAAAGATCTTGAGAACAGTGCCAGGAATAGGTCTCAAGTTATCACAAGTTTTTGTGTGTCTAATGCCAGAACTTGGCCACCTAAACAAAAAAGAAGTTGCAAGTCTTGCTGGAGTTGCTCCACATCCAAAAGAAAGCGGTAAAACTATTGGTTACCGAAGGATAACAGGTGGTAGAAGCAATGTTCGTGCAAAGCTTTTCACAGCTGCTATGGCTGCTGCAAGATCTAAATCTGCACTTGGTGC includes:
- a CDS encoding IS110 family transposase, which gives rise to MITSYQNFIGIDIGKFKNVAAAYNQRSAIKFDNDATGWQQLFQKFSDILPNSLVTLENTGKYELGLAHFLVDKNVAVHRANTRKVKSFIISHGTLAKTDQSDARALAQYGFERYSALSLFVPMSKEQTALVALCQRRDDITQMRTQEKCRLAAPENDYIKESCQKTIDFFTSQINEFNDAIQRIIDKNPELQKRQKILRTVPGIGLKLSQVFVCLMPELGHLNKKEVASLAGVAPHPKESGKTIGYRRITGGRSNVRAKLFTAAMAAARSKSALGAFYSDLIGRGKKKMVAITALMRKIIVIANARLKEAINMK